DNA from Algisphaera agarilytica:
AAGCTGCGCAGCGACGGCATGTTCATCGTGAAGCTCGATCCGAGCCGCGGCGCGAAGTCCAAAGAAGCGGGCAAAGCCAAGACCGCCTCGGCCAGCACCCGTGTGCCCCGGCCGCTGATCATCGCCTTTGCCCACCAGCTGGCGGTGATGGTGGACACCGGCGTACCGATCAGCGAGGCGTTGCACTGCATCGCGGACCAATGCGACTCGGCCGAGTTCAAACTGATCCTCGAAGACGTTGCGTCGCAGGTCGAAGCGGGGGGCGAGCTCTCGACGGCGCTGGGCCGCTTCCCCAAGGTGTTCCCCACGATCATGGTCAGCCTCGTCCGTGCTTCGGAGGTCTCCGGCACGATGGGCGTCATGCTCGAACGCATCAGCAACTACATGGGCAAGGAATACCAGACCCAGAAAAAGATCAAGGGCGCGATGACCTACCCGGCCGTGATGCTGGCGATGGTGTTGACCGTCACGGTGGGTCTGCTGGTGTGGGTGTTGCCCCGCTTTGCCACGATCTTTGAATCCAAGGGCGCGGCGCTGCCGCTGCCGACACGGATGTTGATGTTCATCAGCGATTCGTTGATGCTGCACTGGTATCTGTGGGTCGGGGGAACCGTGGCGCTGGTGGTCGGTTTTGTGGTGGGGATGCGGACTCACGCGGGGCGCCGCGTGTTCGACCGGGTCAAGCTGTCTTCGCCGATCTTCGGCGACTTGTTCTCCAAGCTGTATGTGACGCGCTCCACGCGCACGATGGGCACGATGATCAACGCCGGGGTGCCGGTGCTGGACATGATCGCGATCGTGAAGGACGTGACCCGCAACGCGCTGTACGAAGACCTGTGGGAAACGGTCGACGATCGCCTGCGGCAAGGGGCCCAGCTGTCCGACGCCTTGTTCGATTCGCCGCTGATCCCGCGTTCGGTTGCGCAGATGATCTATGCGGGCGAGAAGTCGGGGCGGCTTGGCCAGACCATGGAAAAGATCGCCGGCTTCACCGAAGAAGAATTCGACGAACAGATCAAGACGACCACCAACCTGATCGAGCCGACGATGGTCGCGATCATGGGCGGGATTGTCGGCTTCGTCGCGATCGCGCTGCTCCTGCCGATCTTCTCGGTGAGCAGCGTGGTGGGCAGCTAAGCGGCAACCGATTCAGACGTCGATTTCCTCGGCGTCCTCGGCCCGTTCCATGATGAAGCGGAAGCGTGCCGAGGGGTCTTTGCCCATCAGGTCGCTCATCACGCGGTCGGTTTCGAGTTGGTCGGCGATCTCGACCCGCAGGAGTTTGCGCGTCTTGGGGTTGAGCGTGGTTTCCCACAGCACCTTGGGCATCATCTCGCCCAAACCTTTGAACCGGGAGATTTCCGGTTTCGCGCGGCCGTTGGCTTCTTCGAGGATGCGGATGCGGTCTTCTTCGTCCGCGGCCCAGTGCGTCTCCTTGCCGATGTCGATGCGGAACAGCGGGGGCACGGCGATGTAGACCCGGCCGTCATCGATCAATGGCTTGAGGTGGCGGTAGAAGAATGTCAACAGCAGTGTGGTGATGTGGTGGCCGTCGGAGTCGGCATCGGCGAGCAGGATGATGCGCTGGTAGCGGAGCTTGCTCGCGTCGAACGCCGGGCCGATGCCGCAGCCCATCGCGGTGACGAGGTCGGACAGCTCTTTGTTGTCGAGCACTTTCTTGAGGTTGGCGCTCTCGGTGTTGAGCACCTTGCCGCGCAGCGGGAGGATGGCTTGGTGGGCGCGGTCCCGGCCCATCTTGGCGCTGCCGCCGGCCGAGTCGCCTTCGACGATGAATAGTTCCGAGTCACCACGGCCACTGGAGGAGCAGTCGCTGAGTTTGCCGGGCAGAGTGAGCTTGTTGGTCGCGCTCTTGCGGGAGATCGACGCCGAGGCCGCTCGGCTCGCAGCGCGTGCCCGGCTGGCGGCGATGATGCGGGCCACGATTTGCTCGGCGACCGAGCTGTTGTTGTTCAACCACTGCTCAAGGGCTGGACGCAGCGCCCCGTCGACCATCGCTTGCACTTCGGGGTTGTTCAGCCGGTCCTTGGTTTGACCCTGGAATTGCGGGTCGGCGATGAACACCGAGAGGATGCCGACGAGCCCTTCGCGGATGTCGTCGTGGGTGATCTTGACGCCACGCGGGGTGAGCTTGTGGGTGTCGATGTAGTTGCGGACCGCTTTGGTCAGGCCGGCGCGGAAGCCGTTTTCGTGCGAGCCTCCCGCCGCGGTGGTGATGCCGTTGACGTAGCTGCGGATGTGCTCGTCGGTGGACTCGGTCCACTGCAAGACGAGTTCGACGCGTTCGCCGTTCTCTTTCTCGAAGCCGAAAGCGGCGTCGTGGATCGGCCGGGCGTTACGCTCCTTGAGCACCTGGTTGAGGTAATCCGCAATGCCGTTGTGGTGCTGGAACGTGGCCTTGTTGCCGTTGACCTCGTCGACGAAGTTCACCTTCACGCCCTTGTGCAGGAAACTGACGGTTTCGAGCCGGCCCTTGAGCGTTTCGGGGTTGAACTGGGTCTTGGGGAAGATGGTCGGGTCGACGGTGAAGGTGATCGTGGTGCCGGTGCCGCGGGTGGCGCCCTTCTTCTTGAGCAGCTTGGTGGTGGGCTTGCCCTTGGCAAACTCCATCTTGTATTCGTTGCCGTCGCGCTTGACCTGGGCGGTGAGCTTTTTGGACAGAGCGTTGACGACGGACGCGCCGACACCGTGGAGGCCGCCTGAGGTTTTGTAGTTGCCTTCGCCGTCGTTCTGGAACTTGCCGCCGGCGTGGAGTTCGGTGAGGACGAGTTCGAGGCCGGTCTTCCCGGTCTTGCGGTTCTTGTCGACGGGGATGCCCCGGCCGTTGTCGGCCACGCTGACGGTGTCGCCGGTCTTGTGCAGGGTGAGGGTTATCTCGGTCGCATGGCCGTTCATGGCCTCGTCGACCGAGTTGTCGAGCACTTCCCAGGCCATGTGGTGTAGGCCGGCAGAACTCACGCCGCCGATGTACATGCCGGGGCGTTTGCGCACGGCTTCGAGGCCTTGCAGAACGTCGAGTTGGTTGGCGGTATAGGCCATGGGGTTCTACCTCAGCTAAACACCGGCGGGGCGGGGACGTCGTCGGGGATGATGCGGGCGATCTTGCCGTTCTTCTGGATCTCGGTGCCTTTCCCGCCGCGGGCGGTGGTGCGGTACTTCACGGTGCTTATGGTCTTCTTCGCGCCGCGGTTGGTTTCGACGTTGAGCAGGTCGCGGTCGCCTTCGCTGGCTTTGAAGCCCAGCAGCTTGTCGAGCGGGCCGAGCTTGATGAGTTGGACACCCTTGCCCGGGCCAGAGAGGTAGTTGACCTCGTCGGCGGAACACACCATCGCCCGGCAGTGGGCCGACACGGCGAGGATGGTCTCGCTGCCGTGCACCGGATCGAAGCCGACCACAGCCTCACCCTTCTTGGGGCGGGCGAATTTCCGTCCCGCACGGGTTGAAGGCTCGACAAAACTCGCCAGGCCGAACCGCAGCGAATAACCGTCGGACGTGGCGGCGAAGCCGTGGACCCACGGGCAGTCGTCGGGCTTCTTGGGGTCTTCGGCGAGGCTGGCGATGCCGCTGTCCACGGTACGTTCGTCGAACGACATCGCCGCGACGATCTTTTCGCCGTCCTTGAGTTTGAAGAGTTTTTGGATCGGCTCGCCGTAGCCCGTGGACGCGGGGATGTCGATGAACCGGGCGGTGTAACACGTGCCCAGACTGGAGAAGAAGCCAAGCGTCGAACGCGTCGAACCCGCCACGCAAGCAAGCACGCGGTCGCCTTCGCGGATACGGCTCTTGCTGGGTTCTTTGATTTCCTTCTGCCGTTTGATCCAGCCGTCGGCCGTGACCAGCACGTGGCAGTCTTCCGCAACAATGAAGTCTTCCGCGGAGTATTCGGGCTCGTCGCCGACCGCCGCGATGACGGTCCGGCGTTTGCCTTCCTTGGTCTTGCCGTAGTCGGCGATGATCTGGTCGAGTTCTCCGCGGACCAGGCCCCATCGCCCGGAGGTCGTCGTGTCGCTGGCGTCTTCGTTGAGCAGCTTCTTGATCTCGCGGGCGCGCTTCTTCTTGGCCTTGAGCTCATCGGTGACCAGGTTGATTTCCAGACGGGCCAGGCGATAGAGCTTCAACTCGAGGATCGCATCGGTCTGCTCCTCGTCGAGTTGTTTGAAGCGTTTCATGATCTTCACCGCCGCGTCGGCCTTGCCATCTGAAGCGCGGATGATCTTGATGATCTGGTCCAGCGCATCGAAGATCAGCGCAAAGCCTTCGAGGATGTGGATGCGTTTTTCCAGGCCGGCCAGCTCGTTTTCGAGGCGGCGGGTGACCACATCCAGGCGGAAGTGCAGGAAGTGCCAGAGGATTTCCTTGAGGCCCAGCCGGTCGGGCGCGCCGACCTCGGGGTTCTGCGTCGGGACCAGGCAGGTCAGGTTGACGTTGAAGTTGGTCTGCAGCGCGGTGTGCTTGTAGAGGTAGGCCAGGACTTTGGCTTCTTCCGCGTCTTTCTTGAGTTCAAGATCAATTCGCACGTCCTCGGCCGAGAGGTCTTTCACATCCAGCAGCAGCGGCATCTTGCGATCGAGCACGACCTGGGCGATCTGCTCGACGAGGTTGGCCTTATTCACGCCGTAGGGGATGCTGTCGATCGTGAGGATCTTCGAGGCACGGCCGCCGCCTTTGCCGGGGACGGTGGTGCCGCGGACCTTGATGCTGCCGGTGCCGGTCTTGTAGATTTCGCGGAGCTCATCTTTGGAGTTGATGATCTGCCCGCCGGTGGGGAAGTCGGGGCCCTGGACCGCGTCGTTGGCGACGAGCTGGTAGTCCTTGATCTCGGGGTCGGCCAGCATCTTGAGGCAGGCCTTGACCACCTCGGTCAGGTTGTGCGGCGGGATGTTGGTCGCCATGCCCACGGCGATGCCCGAGCTACCGTTGACCAAGAGGTTGGGCAGCTTCGAGGGCAAGACGACCGGCTCGGTCTTCGTGCCGTCGTAGTTCGGGCGGAAGGGCACGGTGTTTTGCCCGATGTCGTCGAGCAAGGCGGTGGCGGGTGGGGCGAGTCGGCACTCGGTGTAGCGGTAGGCGGCGGGGTTGTCGCCGTCGACCGAGCCGAAGTTGCCGATGCCCTCGACCAGCGGGACGCGCATCACCCAAGCCTGGGCCATACGGACCAGGGCGTCGTAGATCGCGCTGTCGCCGTGGGGGTGGTACGAGCCCATCACGGTGCCGCAGACGGTGGCGGACTTGCGGGGCTTGGCCTCGGCGCGGAGGCCCTGCTGCCACATGGTGTAGAGGATGCGGCGCTGAACCGGCTTCAGCCCGTCGCGCACGTCCGGCAACGCCCGGCTGGTGATGACCGATAACGAGTAGTTGAGGTACCGCGACTGGGCCGCTTCGTGCAAAGCGATGCCGACATCGCCGCCGGAGCTGCCGTTGTCACCGGTGGAACTGTCTTTGCCGCGCAGGTCGGCGTTGAACAGGGCTTCGTCGTCGTCGGATTTTCGGCTGCGGCGTTTGGCCAACGATCAAGCCCTCCGTGGCTTGCGGGGTGAGGCGATGAAATACACGAATCAGCGGGCGGGGCTCGGCCTTGCCCGGGGGGAATGAAATAGACTATCACGCATGGCCGAAGGATTCACCCGCGTGTTGGGCATCGACCCCGGGCTGCGGCTCACGGGCTACGGCGTGGTCGATCTGCACGACGGCACCCTCGAACCCACCCTCGTCGAAGGGGGCGTCATCCGCCTCGACGCCAAGCAGCCCATGGAACACCGTCTGCTGCAGCTCCGCAATGAGCTGTCCGAGCTGATCGCTCAAGTGAAGCCCGACCGCATGGCCGTGGAACAGCTCTACGCCCACTACGCCCACCCCCGCACCGCGATCCTTATGGGACACGCCCGCGGGGTCATCCTGCTCTGCGGCACCGCGGCGGGTCTGCCCACCGAGCACCTCGCCGCCACGGAAATCAAGAAGTCACTCACCGGCAACGGCCACGCCACGAAAGAGCAGATGCAGCTCTCGATCCAGGCCCAGTGCCGCCTTGCCGAACCACCCAGCCCGCCGGACGTTGCGGACGCGATCGCGATCGCGCTATGCCACGCCCGAAGGATCGCCACGGGATAACGCATGACGTTTATGGATGTACTGGTTTACGGATTCGGGGGGTTGTCGGCCCTCGTATGGGGCGTAGCGTTGGTGATCAATGCCGTGGTCTTTGTGCAGCGGGTGGTGAGAGACAAGCCCAGTCGGCTGGAGCCGGTGGGGTTTGTGAGCCTGATCGCGGGGATCTGGGCCTACTTCGCGGCCCGTTCGGTCTGGCCGACGCTGGGTTGGGTGGGGATGGCTTTTGTGTTGCTGCCGCTGGTTTTGGCGGTGATGGCCAAGGGCGTCGACTACCCCGGGCCCAACTCGGACGCTCCCATGGATTCCGATAATCCGAACTCCTGATCGCGTTGGCATCCACGCCAACCCTCCACCGATACACCTTGCGGCGTCGGCGTGGCCGGCGGCTTTTGGTCCCCCGCCCCGAGGTGTAGACGAGATGACGAGCGAACGCGAAGCAAAGGTTTGGATGGTGGCGGCAGCGGTCATGCTGGCGTGGGCGTGCATCATGGTGGGATGCACAACCTCGACCACCGTGGGCTCGATCGCACCCGTCGTCTCTCCCTCGGTAAGCGAGAACGGCCCGGTGTGGACCGAGTCGACGACGCTGACCCTCTCGCCCGACGCGTCGTCGATCACGACCCCGGATCAACCGGCAGGTTCGATCGAGTCGGCGTCGCTGTTCACCGTCGAGACCGAGCCCGCCGCGCCCCAGCCCGTTGATGATGCGTCGCCCGTGCGTGACATCGATCTGCGTGGGCTGTCGATCGCTCAGCCGCTGGTGCTGGCCAAGCGTTTGATGATCGCCTCGGCCGAGCTGCTGCCCGAGACCACGCCCGATTGGGCGTCGACGATCTCGGCAGCCACGCCCGCCGACTTCCTGGCCCAACCCGTCGCCGCGTCGACCGTCTGGGCCCAGCGGCTGGGTTACGACCGCCCGGCCTCGGAGTCCGGATCGGCGGTCCTGGGCTGGGCGGCGCTGGAACGCAGCGCCGTGATGCTGCAGCCGTGGGAGAGCGACCCCACGCCGACGCCCAACGCCGCCGCCACGCTGACCGCCGAGGACGCCAAGTTCGACGCGGCGGGGATGGTGGCCCTGGTGATCGGCGCGATGGTCCTGCTCTTCGGCGGCGAGGCTGTGGTGGTGTGGGCCCTCAACCGACGCGGCCAATCGGTGCGGGTGATCGAGACGCCCGTGACGGCCGAGCAAGTGGAAGACTCGATCTTCCGCTTCCCCGAGCCGATCGAAGACGACGCCGACGAGTCGTACTCCCGGGCCGCGTAATCCGTTTGCTGCGTTAGCCGCGGGGCTTGGCCCCGCGCGTCTCCGAACCGCAAGTCGATATCGCTACACATTCCAGCGCCCCTCAACGCGTTCGCCGGATAGACTCATCCAACATGGACGACCTGCCCCGCGCGATCCTCTTCGACCTCGACGACACGATCCTCGACACCACGCTCAGCGCCACCCGCGTCTGGCGGGAGACCGCCAAGGCGTTCGAGTCTGAGATCGGCCAACCCGCCGAGGTCTTCGACCCCATCCTCGACGCCTCGCGCATCTGGTACTGGTCCGACCCCAAGCGCAACCACGAGGGCCGGCTCGACGTGCAGAAGTCACGCATCGAAGTCACCCACCACGGCCTGCTCGAACTGGGCATCGACAACTACGACCTCGCCACCCGCTTCGCCGACTACTACAGCGACCACCGCGTCACGTCGATGCGGCCCTTCCCCGGCGCGATCGAAACCCTCGAACACTTCGTCGCCTCGGGTGTGCCCATGGCGCTGATCACCAACGGCGACGCCCAGGGCCAACGCGACAAGGTCGCCCACTTCGACCTCACCCAGTATTTCCAGGCGGTGCTCATCGAGGGCGAGCTCGGCTTCGGCAAGCCCGACCCGCGCGTCTTCCAACAGGCGCTGCGCGCCTGCGACGCCCCCGCCGAGGATTCATGGTGCGTCGGCGACAACCTCGCCTGGGAAGTCGCCGCCCCGCAGTCCATGGGCATGCAAGGCATCTGGAACGACTGGGAAGGCAAGACCCTGCCCGAAGACAGCGAGATCATCCCCGACCGCGTCATCACCCGCATCGCGGAGTTGGTCTGAGAAGGATCAGGCTCGGATTTTTCGGATGGATGCGGATCAAGGCATCAATCCGATTTCATCCGAGACATCCGAGCCAAACTTCTAATTCATCATCATCGCAATCAACGCCGCCATGAACGCCGGCAGGTCGTCGGGCCGGCGGCTGCTGACGCGTTGGTGCTTCTCATCCACGCAGACTTCCTGATCCACCCAGACCGCGCCGGCGTTCGTGAGGTCGTCGGTGAGCCCCGGCGTGCTGGTGTAGGTCACGCCCTTGACGATGCCCGCCGAGATGTCGATCCACGGGCCGTGGCAGACGCTGGCGATGGGTTTGCCCGCGTCGGCGATGGCTTTGGTGATCTGCTTGACCTCGTCGTAGCGTCGCAGCTTGTCGGGCATCCACCCGCCGGGCACGACCAGCGCGTCGAAGTCGTCGGCACTCAGGTCACGCACCGCCGCGTCGCTCTTCTGCGGGTAGCTGTACTTGCCCTGGTACACCACGCCCGCTTCGAGGCCGGCGATCGTCACCTCGGCCCCCGCTTCACGGAGGCGGTACTTGGGGTATTGCAGCTCCTGGTCTTCGTAGTCGTCGCCCACAAAGATCAGGACGCGTTTGTTTTCGAGCGGTTTGGTCATGGCGGTTGCTTCGGCGGTTGGTGGGGGTGGTCAGCGGATCAGGCCGCTCGGCACGCCGTTGGGGAACATCTGTTTGATCTGTTGCTCGACGAGGCCGACACGTTCTTCGGGGTGGGGGTGGGTCGAGAGCATCTCGGGCGGGTGAGCGCCGCCGGACGCCTCGGCGAGGATCTGCAGCAGCTCGACCATGCCCTGCGGATGGTAGCCCGCCTCGACCATGTAGTGCACCCCGTGGTGGTCGCATTCACGTTCGTGCTCACGGCTGTAGCCCTTGCCCAGCACATCGAGAAACTGCGCCGCGATCTGCGCCCCGGTGACATCGCCCGTCGCCATGCCCGCGGCGCCGCTGAGCTGCTGGAAGAACTGGCCCTGGGCCATCTGCTGGGCGCCGTGGCGTTGGATGACGTGGGTGATCTCGTGGGCCATGACCGCGGCGAGCTGCGAGTCGCTGAGCTGGTCGTGCAGCACGTCGGTGATGAACGTCTGCCCGCCGGGCAGGGCGAAGGCGTTGACGACCTGATCGTCGGCGAGCAACGTGAACTCGAATTCGTACGGGCTCTCGGCGGTGCCGTGGTGGCGCTTCGCGGCTTCGACGAGTTCACGTCCGATGCGGTCCAGCCGGGCCTGCGCTTCGGGGTCGGGCTCCACGCCGCCGAACTGCTGGGTCAGGCTCGGCACCGCTTGCAGCCCCAGCGCGACTTCGTCGGCGGGCGTCAATCCGACGCGTTGTTGCTGGCCGGTGAACGGGTTGGTGCTGCTGGTGCTCAGGTAACTGATCAACGCAAACCCCGCGATCACCAGCGCGATCACCAACCGTATCTTGAACGACCCCATCTTCCCGCCCCGGCGGGGACGGCGGCGGTTTGATCCGGGCATGGGCAGACGAATAGGCATAGCAGGTCCTCCTGATCGCAGCCCCTATTCTATCCGCGTTGTCGATCGACCTTGCCACGCTTTACGGCGAGTTCACAACCCGCGGTGCCAAAGCTCGGGCGCAAGCCGTTGCGCCGCTCGCGCCATACCCACTTACGCCGACTGAGCGACTTCCGCCTCGGCGTCCGCCGGTTGCTCCACGGCCTGCCCCAACAGCCCTTCGGTCCGGCCAAGCTTCCACGTGTAGTCCATCGCCGCGACCCGCGTCGCCAACTCGAACCGCACATGCTCCGACTGGCCAAACTCTTCAAACAACCCGAACTCCGCCACGTCCACCGATACCGGGGTCTCGGCCCACGCCGCTTCGTCCCGCTGGACCTCGGCGATACGCAGCCGCCGTCGGCCCTCTCTCCCGGTGACCGCCAAGGCGTAGGGCTGATACTTCAAAAACTCCTGCGCATCCTGCAGCGTCGGGAAGCAAGAACCCATCTCCAGCCGGGGCGGACGACCATCCAGGCGAAGCGTCGCGTCGGCCCGACCGTCGGCGGTACGAACCCCGAGCGTGTAGGTGTCTGGCTCCGCCGCCAGCGCCATCTCCGCCGCGTGGAACTTGAAGTCGGTCGTCCAGTTGCCCACCGCCCCGAGCACGCGTGCATCCGCATCGCTCCGGACGAAGTACAAACCTTTACGCACGTCCGCCCGGTCGGTCATCGCCTGCACCAAAAGCCGATACGCCACGTGGTGGTAGGTCACGCCGAGCGCCGCCGGCGCATCCACCGCCCCCGGAAACGCCGGCCGCATCCCTTCGACCCGGCAGGCGACGATATTCCAAAACGCCCAAGGCCCACGCGTCACGAGCTCCAGGCCCTCGGGGATCAACCCCGCCACCGTCTCGGCGGGCGTGCGGTAAGAAAGCAGCACACAGTCGGTCAGTCGGCCGGTCATGGTGAGGTTCATATCATTTCTCCGAGCAAATAAGTGATCGCGAGGATGGCGATCAATGATCCGTTCATTAATCCCCACCAGTGCATCGCCGCCTGCCGTGGGGTTTGGTCGACGCTGGGCGCGAGTCCGATGTACACCTTGCCCATGACAAGGTCGGCCAGCACAAGCCCGCCAAGCGCCGGCAGGCCGCCGAACCAACTGCACAGCGCCCAGACAGGCAGCCACGCGGTCAAGGCCAGGCTTCCCGTGGTCATCGTCCACAGCGCACGGTCGCACCGGGCCTGCCGCATCTCCGCGGGGCTGTTGCAGCACGTGCCGAGCAGGAACACGACCCAGAGCAAGCCGGCGGAACCCATCAGCATCGCCGCATAAACTCCCAAGTCTTCGCAGAGCGCCATTGCGTAAAACACGGTGATGGCGATCGAAAGCACAATCCCCGCGCCGCGGAGGTGATTCGCTTCGGGGTGCCAGGCTTGGTACGTGGAGTGTGTCATGCCGCCACCTCCTCGGCGTGGGGATGCGTGGAGAAGCCGTGCGTATCGCGAATGCGTTTGGGGCCGCCCAGCCAGACGCCATGGACGCCGGGGCTGTAGTGAGCGGCGATGGGTTGGGCGGTGTCGTGCCACGGGCCGGTGCATTGCGCAAGGCGGTCGTCGATGAGGTCGAGGTCATCGATGCGCTGCTGCGGCCAGGGCTCGTGCCAGATATCGAATCGCCTGCGCACCCGGCCGCGTTCGGTGAAGGCGGTGTAGCGCTCCAGCACAAACTCGTCGAGCGTGTCGCGCTCGGCCGGGGCGAAGTCATCGAGCGGCGGACCGTCGTACCGGTAGTGCAGCGGGGCGGTCTCGTCGTGGGGCTCGACACGGCCGTGCAGTTCGCCGGTTTCGTGATGGTGTTGGTAATCGAGTGCGCCGTGGCGGTAGGGCAGGCCGTACATCGGCGGCCCCAGCAGGATCGCCAGGCGATTGGGCAGCCACTCCGCCAGGAAATAGATTCCCGTGTCGCGACCGACACGGACGTAGGTGCGTACGTTCAGGAAGCCGTGCTCAGAGACCGGCCGCATCAGCGTTTGAAACACCGCGGGCAGCGCCTGTGGACGCAGCTTGCGGAGCGTGAACGCCACCAGGCTGACATACGCCTTGCCCTCGTGCAGATCCAAAGGGAAGGGGATCTGCGGCTGAAGCTCATCGGGATCGACTTCGTAGTGGATCATCAGGGTTCGGTCCCAATCGCTCAACATGAGTGGCGTTTCTCGGCGTTGTTTCCACTTCGCCAACGAACGATCGCTGAGAACAGTTCGGCGTGGCGTGGCGGTTTGAGGTCGTTCAGCGGCGAGCGGGGGCATGACAAACATCCGGAAAAAAGTGGGGTAGTGAGGAACGTGGAGTTAACCAGTCAGCCCGAGGACCTTGCGGACCTTTGAGCCCATCTTCACAAACTTGATCACGGCACCCGTCGGCAGGGCGCGGATCTGGGTGTACCACTGGGCCAGGTCGTCGATTAGGCCGTGCAGTTCACGCAGCCGACGGCGGGTGTGGTCGGACTCGCTTTCGGCGGCCTCGGCTTCTTCGACACACTCGCGGAGGATCGCCAGCGTCGGGTCGATCTCACGCTTCTTCCGCTCGTCGAGAATGATCTGGAACATCTCCCAGACATCCGCAGTGGTGATGAAGTGGTCGCGGCGCTCGCCGAGGACCGGGGCGGTGTGGACGATGCCCCAGCCCTGGAGTTCTTTGAGGCTGGTGGAGATGTTGCTGCGGGCCACGCCGAGCGTCTCGACCAGGTCGTCGGCGTTGAGCGGCCGGTCGGCGAGGTAGAGCAGGGCGTGGACCTGGGCGACGGTGCGGTTGACGCCCCAGCGGGTGCCCATCTCGCCCCAGTGGAGGATGAATTTCTGTTGGACGGCGGAGAGTTTCATGACGATCGGTCCATTCGGTTGTTTCTGTCTGTACAGAAATTATCGTCAAAAACAAAGGCCAGTCAATAGCGCATCGAAAAAATTTCGACCAGGGAGGGCCGAGAATTGCGCAAGCGTATGCTTTGGCTTTGTTTATGATTGAAAAAACGAATGGCCGTTAGGAGTCCGCGTGGCTCTTCACCGCGACCGCCTGCTGGGCGTTGCGGAACAGGCCCAAGCCGATGAGTCCCATGCCCACCAGGGCGAGCGGGTTGCCCCACAGCGCTCCGAACTTCGGATGGATGGCGGTTGCGGTGATCGCGGTGAGCAGCGTGGTCGCCGCGGTCAACTGAATCATGTGTTTCATGGTTTGCCTCGTGACTGACCATCGTCCGAAGCGTCGCGTGGGCTGAGCGTTGATTTTGGAATCGCCGCGAAAAAGTGGGGCGGGTGGTAAGCCGAGCCGGATCGCCGGGCGGGGCGCGTTGTAACGATTGGCTCGTCTCCGCGGGTTAAGCCCGTTGCACCCGCTGGGTGGTTTCGAGCCCGCCGCGCTAAGACGGTCGCGTGGTGCTTATTCAGGATCGTTGCTTGGCGGAGCGAGGTTGTTGTCCACTAGCGGGAAGTGCTGCTGCCGATACTCGGTCCAGGCCACATCGAAATCAGGCGTGAGGCCAAACTCGGGGAAGGCGTACATCGCGCCCAACGCGTTGCGATTGGCCAGCGGGATCTCGATATCCAGGCTCTCGCCGTTGCGTTGCACGGTGAGCGTCAGGGTGTCGCCGGCTTGGTAAAGCCCCATCAGGTCTTCAAAACGCTGGTTCTGGTTGGCTGCACCCAAGAGCTGCCCGTCCAGCGCGACCACACGGTCCAGCGGGTGGAGTCGGCCGGACGCGGGGAACCCTTCCAGCACCCGCGTCACCAAGGCAAACGTGTTCGTCGTCCGGTTGCGCTGAGCCTTGGGGTCGGCGTCGATCGGCGGGGGTTCGATCTGCATCGACTGCACCACGCCGATGGAACCCGGACCCTCGGCGGGAAACGTGTCGAGCCGCATCTGGCGGAGGAAGTGATGCCGGGCCACGGCCAGCAGACGCTGCCGCACCTCGG
Protein-coding regions in this window:
- a CDS encoding type II secretion system F family protein → MPDFVYKVRTAAGELTTGMITAASIADAGGKLRSDGMFIVKLDPSRGAKSKEAGKAKTASASTRVPRPLIIAFAHQLAVMVDTGVPISEALHCIADQCDSAEFKLILEDVASQVEAGGELSTALGRFPKVFPTIMVSLVRASEVSGTMGVMLERISNYMGKEYQTQKKIKGAMTYPAVMLAMVLTVTVGLLVWVLPRFATIFESKGAALPLPTRMLMFISDSLMLHWYLWVGGTVALVVGFVVGMRTHAGRRVFDRVKLSSPIFGDLFSKLYVTRSTRTMGTMINAGVPVLDMIAIVKDVTRNALYEDLWETVDDRLRQGAQLSDALFDSPLIPRSVAQMIYAGEKSGRLGQTMEKIAGFTEEEFDEQIKTTTNLIEPTMVAIMGGIVGFVAIALLLPIFSVSSVVGS
- a CDS encoding DNA gyrase/topoisomerase IV subunit B, which encodes MAYTANQLDVLQGLEAVRKRPGMYIGGVSSAGLHHMAWEVLDNSVDEAMNGHATEITLTLHKTGDTVSVADNGRGIPVDKNRKTGKTGLELVLTELHAGGKFQNDGEGNYKTSGGLHGVGASVVNALSKKLTAQVKRDGNEYKMEFAKGKPTTKLLKKKGATRGTGTTITFTVDPTIFPKTQFNPETLKGRLETVSFLHKGVKVNFVDEVNGNKATFQHHNGIADYLNQVLKERNARPIHDAAFGFEKENGERVELVLQWTESTDEHIRSYVNGITTAAGGSHENGFRAGLTKAVRNYIDTHKLTPRGVKITHDDIREGLVGILSVFIADPQFQGQTKDRLNNPEVQAMVDGALRPALEQWLNNNSSVAEQIVARIIAASRARAASRAASASISRKSATNKLTLPGKLSDCSSSGRGDSELFIVEGDSAGGSAKMGRDRAHQAILPLRGKVLNTESANLKKVLDNKELSDLVTAMGCGIGPAFDASKLRYQRIILLADADSDGHHITTLLLTFFYRHLKPLIDDGRVYIAVPPLFRIDIGKETHWAADEEDRIRILEEANGRAKPEISRFKGLGEMMPKVLWETTLNPKTRKLLRVEIADQLETDRVMSDLMGKDPSARFRFIMERAEDAEEIDV
- a CDS encoding DNA gyrase/topoisomerase IV subunit A, coding for MAKRRSRKSDDDEALFNADLRGKDSSTGDNGSSGGDVGIALHEAAQSRYLNYSLSVITSRALPDVRDGLKPVQRRILYTMWQQGLRAEAKPRKSATVCGTVMGSYHPHGDSAIYDALVRMAQAWVMRVPLVEGIGNFGSVDGDNPAAYRYTECRLAPPATALLDDIGQNTVPFRPNYDGTKTEPVVLPSKLPNLLVNGSSGIAVGMATNIPPHNLTEVVKACLKMLADPEIKDYQLVANDAVQGPDFPTGGQIINSKDELREIYKTGTGSIKVRGTTVPGKGGGRASKILTIDSIPYGVNKANLVEQIAQVVLDRKMPLLLDVKDLSAEDVRIDLELKKDAEEAKVLAYLYKHTALQTNFNVNLTCLVPTQNPEVGAPDRLGLKEILWHFLHFRLDVVTRRLENELAGLEKRIHILEGFALIFDALDQIIKIIRASDGKADAAVKIMKRFKQLDEEQTDAILELKLYRLARLEINLVTDELKAKKKRAREIKKLLNEDASDTTTSGRWGLVRGELDQIIADYGKTKEGKRRTVIAAVGDEPEYSAEDFIVAEDCHVLVTADGWIKRQKEIKEPSKSRIREGDRVLACVAGSTRSTLGFFSSLGTCYTARFIDIPASTGYGEPIQKLFKLKDGEKIVAAMSFDERTVDSGIASLAEDPKKPDDCPWVHGFAATSDGYSLRFGLASFVEPSTRAGRKFARPKKGEAVVGFDPVHGSETILAVSAHCRAMVCSADEVNYLSGPGKGVQLIKLGPLDKLLGFKASEGDRDLLNVETNRGAKKTISTVKYRTTARGGKGTEIQKNGKIARIIPDDVPAPPVFS
- a CDS encoding crossover junction endodeoxyribonuclease RuvC; this translates as MAEGFTRVLGIDPGLRLTGYGVVDLHDGTLEPTLVEGGVIRLDAKQPMEHRLLQLRNELSELIAQVKPDRMAVEQLYAHYAHPRTAILMGHARGVILLCGTAAGLPTEHLAATEIKKSLTGNGHATKEQMQLSIQAQCRLAEPPSPPDVADAIAIALCHARRIATG
- a CDS encoding HAD family hydrolase; amino-acid sequence: MDDLPRAILFDLDDTILDTTLSATRVWRETAKAFESEIGQPAEVFDPILDASRIWYWSDPKRNHEGRLDVQKSRIEVTHHGLLELGIDNYDLATRFADYYSDHRVTSMRPFPGAIETLEHFVASGVPMALITNGDAQGQRDKVAHFDLTQYFQAVLIEGELGFGKPDPRVFQQALRACDAPAEDSWCVGDNLAWEVAAPQSMGMQGIWNDWEGKTLPEDSEIIPDRVITRIAELV